AGTAGCTGCCAGTGAGAATTAGTTTAAGAAATGTAACCCTGGCCACACTACTCAATATTTTCAAACTGCACATTTCTGTGACACAGTCACTTCCATATCCCATAGGCCCCATCTATGGCAGGATTTGTGGGGAAAATGACCTGACTTAAAGGAAAGTATAGGCCATCAATAGGCTACAGTTTATCTGGCTGCATGGGTTGGGGAACGCGAAGAGGAGACAAGTTCAGCTGAGCAAGTTTGAGGCTGTCATTAAGGTGTGTCTTTTACGTTTTTGTCTGTCAGTTTCCTGCCCAACTTCTGTCTCCACCTCGTGGACACGACCGGAGGCCACTGACGAGTTAGCTAGGGTCAATTTTCAGTGGTTGTCAGAGGGGAGTCCTTTGCAGGCGGCAGGTCTCTTGTCCCTTTGGCGTCTCGCCTACATCAGCCGCGCTGCCCCTCGCGCCTCTGCAAAGATGCAGAGGTCGAAGCACGTTGCTGTGCGACGCTTCAGATGGTCCCAGAATCAACCTCGGCGCCTGGCCCCTAACACCAACCGGGATCCTGGGTTCGCCTCTGGGATCCTAGTGGGTGCTCCCGCCCCCTCCTGAGGTGCCCCCTCCTCGACTCCAGGCCCGCTTCCCTGGCCCACAGCCGCCACTTGAGAGGCGTTCCTGGGTCGCCGCGGTCCTCCGCGCCGTGGGGTTTCCTGCgtggagctgggaggaaggcGGGAACtgagcgggggagggggggcgccCGAGCTTGCGCGCCCCGCTGCCCCGCGCGGGATTTGCCGCCTtcagctgcagcagctgcagccGCGGCGGCGGGAAGCCGGGCGGAGGGCAGTGAGGAGGGCTGGAGCCCCAGCcaggagtggaggaaggagggagggagggggaccaGAAGGCTGTGCCAGGCGAGCCAGAGGGGTGCTCGGCGCTCCTCCGCCCTCCTTCCGGGAGCAAGGATGCAGACTCTGAAACTGGCGCTGCTGGGCTGAGGCGGAGGCAGGGGAGTTGCAGCGCGCGCGGCACGGTGAGTGTGTCTCCTGAGCGCGGAGAGGCGGGGGGAGgcggaggacgaggaggaggagggggagaatgCCCGgagccgccgctgctgctgccgccgccgcgaTGCTCCCGGCTCAGGAGGCTGCCAAGCTGTACCACACCAACTATGTGCGGAACTCGCGGGCCATCGGCGTGCTGTGGGCCATCTTCACCATCTGCTTTGCCATCGTCAACGTGGTGTGCTTCATCCAGCCCTACTGGATCGGCGACGGCGTGGACACCCCGCAAGCCGGCTATTTCGGGCTCTTCCACTACTGCATCGGCAACGGCTTCTCCCGAGAGCTGACCTGCAGGGGCAGCTTCACGGACTTCTCCACGCTGCCCTCGGGCGCCTTCAAAGCCGCCTCCTTTTTCATCGGCCTCTCCATGATGCTCATCATCGCCTGCATCATTTGCTttactctcttcttcttctgcaACACGGCTACGGTGTACAAGATCTGTGCCTGGATGCAGCTCACCTCTGGTGAATGCGCGCTCGCCTCTGGGAAGGCGGGGGGACCGGGACGCCCGAACCCGGGAAGGGCGGGAGTGGGAGGGACGGGGACCGTGCGCGCCGTTGGGGCCCAGCAACTTAATCCGCTCAggtgggagccctgggaggcCGGAACCCCCGGGGTTCCCCAGCCTGGGCACCAGCGCCTCGTCCCGGGGCTTTCGAGAACCTCCAGGTGCGGGGGGCGCCACCCAGAGGGACGCGCGAGAGGCAGGGCGGTTGCTGGGCCGAGTCCGCTAAGAACTAAAGATGGGGAGAAGAAGCGGCAGTTTAGGGCCCGAGCTGAGGGACTAAGGAGGGACTGACAGCGCGGCGAAAAGCGGATTTGGAGAGGTTGTGGAAGGAGAGTCAGcctgctctgtccctctctgggACTGTTTCTGTCATTGCTTCCTGAGAGTGGTTGGGTATGGGGACTGGAGTGAGGTTGTTTCTCTCTGTCCTGGgaagttataaaatttttatcatcCATCTGGAGATGAATAAATCCgtattctgttttgtgttttacccttttaagaaaaatgtagctTAGAATGTTCCTTAGCAATTCCCCAATGTCAAGGCTTCAGTTTGCTTCCTTGTCAGAGAAAAGGTTCTTCCATTCCATCTTTAAGCAGAGAGGAGTCTTGAGGGAATTAAGAATTCTAAAGGTCTTACGTTTTGGGAAGTGGCTTTAGGAAGATGGGCAGAGGAAAGCCTGTTTCGTTGGTATCTCTGATCACTCTTTGCCCGTGGCTAGTAGATTGTTGCTAGTTGGAGAATATGAAAGTACTTTTTCTGAGCATCAAAGTTACTTTCAACCCAGAAAGAATGGAGGTACGTTTCCTGGTAGCTTTGGAGAGTcctgaaacaaaaacagactctttTCTCTACCTCTCGTGATCCCAAGTACCCTTTCTGCTAGCCACCTTGGATGCCTTGCCTTCTAAGGGCAGACTCCATCCTCAGACACTCGACACTCCCCTGTTCTAATGTTGGGGTCCTTTTGATTTTATGGATGGTCTGGTAGTACAGGAATATAGGATGTCTCAGGCAgccacatttttctcctttgggttttattttgttctctttctttaaagGTGTTAGTGTCAAGATTCTGTAGTTTTTCCTATGCCTGGGGAGGTTTTCTAGGGAGCAGGGATTTGATCCTGGAGTTTACCAGAGTGTTATAGGATGATTAAGTCCGTAAAAATGCCAGGCAAGCACATTAAGGTTCATGATCTTATACTGCTAGTTTAATATGAGAGAAGCTTGTGGAAGAATGAACTTGTTTGGAAGTTGTATTAAGTGTATCTCTGCAGTTTTTGATTTGCTGTGAACATGTGCAAGTGAAAGGCAAGAAATGTACATCAGCAGAGACCCTTCCCCTCCTTGCCCCCGACATATACCATTATTCTCCTGGATAATAAgagttttctgcttttccttaCACCCCAATTTCTTGAAGCACCCTCCCCATGTTTTTATAGATAATGTTAACTTTTATAGCCATTTCATGAGCAGACTAACTTTGAGATTTGAATTAAATTCATGTATTATTGTTGTTCTTGACACTTCTCTCTGTTTGACTTTGAAGACAACAGGACACTGAGGATGCAgatgttttagaaaaagaattgaCCCTGCAtagctaattttaatttttctaagttaaaTGACCTATTTAGGCTGGTGATTCCAATTGGATTGTTTTTCAAAGGTCTGAAAGTAATTTGCAGGTGATTTCTCAACAACATG
The Camelus ferus isolate YT-003-E chromosome 7, BCGSAC_Cfer_1.0, whole genome shotgun sequence genome window above contains:
- the LHFPL3 gene encoding LHFPL tetraspan subfamily member 3 protein isoform X3 encodes the protein MPGAAAAAAAAAMLPAQEAAKLYHTNYVRNSRAIGVLWAIFTICFAIVNVVCFIQPYWIGDGVDTPQAGYFGLFHYCIGNGFSRELTCRGSFTDFSTLPSGAFKAASFFIGLSMMLIIACIICFTLFFFCNTATVYKICAWMQLTSAACLVLGCMIFPDGWDSDEVKRMCGEKTDKYTLGACSVRWAYILAIIGILDALILSFLAFVLGNRQDSLMAEELKAENKDDGNA
- the LHFPL3 gene encoding LHFPL tetraspan subfamily member 3 protein isoform X2, which codes for MPGAAAAAAAAAMLPAQEAAKLYHTNYVRNSRAIGVLWAIFTICFAIVNVVCFIQPYWIGDGVDTPQAGYFGLFHYCIGNGFSRELTCRGSFTDFSTLPSGAFKAASFFIGLSMMLIIACIICFTLFFFCNTATVYKICAWMQLTSAACLVLGCMIFPDGWDSDEVKRMCGEKTDKYTLGACSVRWAYILAIIGILDALILSFLAFVLGNRQDSLMAEELKAENKVLLSQYSLE
- the LHFPL3 gene encoding LHFPL tetraspan subfamily member 3 protein isoform X1 — its product is MPGAAAAAAAAAMLPAQEAAKLYHTNYVRNSRAIGVLWAIFTICFAIVNVVCFIQPYWIGDGVDTPQAGYFGLFHYCIGNGFSRELTCRGSFTDFSTLPSGAFKAASFFIGLSMMLIIACIICFTLFFFCNTATVYKICAWMQLTSAACLVLGCMIFPDGWDSDEVKRMCGEKTDKYTLGACSVRWAYILAIIGILDALILSFLAFVLGNRQDSLMAEELKAENKDQGLNVDNLDAY